A genomic segment from Modestobacter roseus encodes:
- a CDS encoding dihydroorotate dehydrogenase electron transfer subunit: protein MTGGLLTEPAPAAPWPPVQRVVTVAGRRPVGAYVELSLAAPEVAERAVPGQFVAFAVGGPTSAHLLRRSIAIAGVGGGQVQVVVSAHGPGSSWLAGLAPGDVVDVVGPLGRPFPMPPPGTPALLVGGGYGAAALVGLAGRLRATGSEVAAVTGAASAGRLCSVQELGSLAAPFVVMTDDGSAGRRGWVTDAVAELVNGAGVVYACGPMGMLRAVADVATAAGVPSYVAVEESMACGIGVCMTCVLPVVGGDGRTRFARSCVEGPVFGGDRVRFADVGTLPADVVGADAMGLTPPAVPTPAGSPPTPVAPPEADPGTPGASS from the coding sequence ATGACCGGCGGGCTGCTGACCGAGCCGGCGCCGGCGGCCCCGTGGCCGCCCGTCCAGCGGGTGGTGACGGTGGCCGGCCGGCGGCCGGTGGGCGCCTACGTGGAGCTGAGCCTCGCCGCCCCCGAGGTGGCCGAGCGGGCGGTGCCCGGCCAGTTCGTCGCGTTCGCGGTCGGCGGCCCCACCTCCGCGCACCTGCTCCGGCGCTCGATCGCGATCGCCGGGGTGGGCGGGGGTCAGGTGCAGGTGGTCGTCTCCGCGCACGGCCCCGGCTCCAGCTGGCTGGCCGGGCTGGCGCCCGGGGACGTGGTCGACGTCGTCGGGCCGCTGGGCCGCCCCTTCCCGATGCCGCCGCCGGGCACCCCGGCGCTGCTGGTCGGGGGCGGCTACGGCGCTGCCGCGCTGGTCGGGCTGGCCGGGCGGCTGCGGGCCACCGGCTCGGAGGTCGCCGCGGTCACCGGCGCGGCGTCGGCCGGGCGGCTGTGCTCGGTCCAGGAGCTCGGGTCGCTGGCCGCGCCCTTCGTGGTGATGACCGACGACGGCAGCGCCGGCCGCCGCGGCTGGGTCACCGACGCGGTCGCCGAGCTGGTCAACGGCGCCGGGGTGGTCTATGCCTGCGGCCCGATGGGCATGCTCCGCGCGGTCGCCGACGTGGCCACCGCCGCCGGGGTGCCCAGCTACGTCGCGGTCGAGGAGTCGATGGCCTGCGGCATCGGGGTCTGCATGACCTGCGTGCTGCCGGTGGTCGGCGGCGACGGGCGCACCCGCTTCGCCCGCTCCTGCGTGGAGGGCCCGGTCTTCGGTGGCGACCGGGTCCGCTTCGCCGACGTCGGCACGCTCCCGGCGGACGTCGTCGGCGCGGACGCCATGGGCCTCACCCCGCCCGCCGTGCCCACCCCGGCGGGTTCGCCCCCCACCCCGGTCGCGCCGCCCGAGGCGGACCCCGGCACCCCGGGAGCGTCGTCGTGA
- a CDS encoding dihydroorotate dehydrogenase produces MGTAIGRVPVPSPVLTASGCSGFGRELEPFVDLAALGAVVTKSVQLRPRSGRPTPRMAETPSGMLNSIGLQGPGIDGLLAEDLPWLAQRGARAFVSIAGTRVEDFAELATRLRGVPGVLGIEVNISCPNVESRGEVFACDPVAARDVVAAVRAAADPAQPVYAKLSPDVTDIVTIARSVADAGADGLSMINTLLGLVIDPDTMRPVLGGVTGGLSGPAIRPVALRCVWQVHQALPDVPILGMGGIRSGLDALQFVLAGASAVSIGTAVFNDPSAPARIHAELAAALAARGFGSLADAVGHAHRPVDA; encoded by the coding sequence ATGGGGACGGCGATCGGCCGGGTGCCGGTGCCGAGCCCGGTGCTCACCGCGTCCGGCTGCTCCGGCTTCGGCCGGGAGCTGGAGCCCTTCGTCGACCTCGCCGCCCTCGGCGCGGTGGTCACCAAGTCGGTGCAGCTGCGGCCCCGCTCGGGCCGGCCCACGCCGCGGATGGCCGAGACCCCCAGCGGGATGCTCAACTCCATCGGCCTGCAGGGGCCGGGCATCGACGGGCTGCTGGCCGAGGACCTGCCGTGGCTGGCCCAGCGCGGTGCGCGGGCGTTCGTCTCGATCGCCGGCACCCGGGTGGAGGACTTCGCCGAGCTGGCCACCCGGCTGCGCGGCGTGCCCGGCGTGCTGGGCATCGAGGTCAACATCTCCTGCCCGAACGTGGAGAGCCGCGGCGAGGTGTTCGCCTGCGACCCGGTGGCGGCCCGCGACGTCGTCGCCGCGGTGCGCGCCGCGGCCGACCCCGCCCAGCCGGTCTACGCCAAGCTGAGCCCCGACGTCACCGACATCGTGACCATCGCCCGGTCGGTCGCCGACGCCGGCGCCGACGGGCTGTCGATGATCAACACGCTCCTCGGGCTGGTCATCGACCCGGACACCATGCGCCCGGTGCTCGGCGGCGTCACCGGCGGGCTCTCCGGCCCGGCGATCCGACCGGTGGCGCTGCGCTGCGTCTGGCAGGTGCACCAGGCGCTGCCGGACGTGCCGATCCTCGGCATGGGCGGCATCCGCAGCGGCCTGGACGCCCTGCAGTTCGTGCTCGCCGGGGCCAGCGCGGTCAGCATCGGCACGGCGGTGTTCAACGACCCGTCCGCGCCGGCCCGCATTCACGCCGAGCTCGCGGCCGCGCTGGCCGCCCGCGGCTTCGGCTCCCTCGCCGACGCCGTCGGCCACGCCCACCGGCCGGTGGACGCGTGA
- the pyrF gene encoding orotidine-5'-phosphate decarboxylase, whose product MNRPTHAEVDPFGARLAAAVAARGPLCVGIDPHRPLLLDWGLGDDVDGLRRFTDAVVDALAGHVAVLKPQLAFYERHGARGVAVLEEAVARARAAGALVLLDAKRGDIGSTMDAYAEYLRSDHPMQVDALTVSPYLGPESLAPAVGTARSFGGGLFVLARTSNPDAATFQHALVGERSVAQTVVDTVGRWNTPDWLGGDPVPDPAAFADEQRRFGASTGSFGVVVGATLPELDVDLTGLRGPVLAPGLGAQGGTVADLRRLFGTDQAVVPTVSRDVLAAGPDAAALRAAADRWTAELTA is encoded by the coding sequence GTGAACCGCCCCACGCACGCCGAGGTCGACCCCTTCGGCGCCCGGCTGGCCGCGGCGGTGGCCGCGCGCGGCCCGCTGTGCGTGGGCATCGACCCGCACCGGCCGCTGCTGCTGGACTGGGGCCTGGGCGACGACGTCGACGGACTGCGCCGGTTCACCGATGCGGTCGTCGACGCCCTCGCCGGGCACGTGGCGGTGCTCAAGCCGCAGCTGGCCTTCTACGAGCGGCACGGTGCCCGCGGGGTGGCCGTGCTGGAGGAGGCCGTCGCCCGGGCCCGGGCGGCCGGCGCACTGGTGCTGCTGGACGCCAAGCGCGGTGACATCGGCTCCACCATGGACGCCTACGCCGAGTACCTGCGCAGCGACCACCCGATGCAGGTCGACGCGCTGACCGTGAGCCCCTACCTGGGGCCGGAGTCGCTGGCGCCGGCGGTCGGCACGGCACGGTCGTTCGGTGGCGGGCTGTTCGTGCTGGCCCGCACCTCCAACCCCGATGCCGCCACCTTCCAGCACGCGCTGGTGGGGGAGCGGTCGGTGGCGCAGACCGTGGTGGACACCGTCGGCCGGTGGAACACCCCCGACTGGCTGGGCGGCGACCCGGTACCGGACCCGGCCGCCTTCGCTGATGAGCAGCGCCGCTTCGGTGCGTCCACCGGCTCGTTCGGCGTCGTCGTCGGGGCGACGCTGCCCGAGCTCGACGTCGACCTGACCGGGCTGCGCGGCCCGGTGCTGGCCCCGGGGCTGGGTGCGCAGGGCGGCACGGTCGCCGACCTGCGCCGGCTGTTCGGCACCGATCAGGCCGTCGTCCCCACGGTCTCGCGGGACGTGCTCGCCGCCGGCCCGGACGCCGCGGCGCTCCGGGCCGCCGCCGACCGGTGGACGGCGGAGCTGACGGCGTGA
- the mihF gene encoding integration host factor, actinobacterial type, which produces MPLPELSPEQRAAALEKAAAARKARAELREKLKSKGTTVGDVLKQGETDEVIGKMRVSAVLESLPGVGKARAAKIMERLEISPTRRVRGLGANQRRALEAEFGGEHVEADQVPTEGAL; this is translated from the coding sequence GTGCCCCTTCCCGAGTTGTCCCCCGAACAGCGCGCCGCCGCCCTGGAGAAGGCCGCCGCGGCCCGCAAGGCCCGTGCCGAGCTCCGCGAGAAGCTGAAGAGCAAGGGCACCACGGTCGGCGACGTCCTCAAGCAGGGCGAGACCGACGAGGTCATCGGCAAGATGCGCGTCTCCGCCGTGCTCGAGTCGCTGCCCGGCGTCGGCAAGGCGCGGGCGGCGAAGATCATGGAGCGCCTGGAGATCTCGCCCACCCGCCGGGTGCGTGGCCTGGGCGCCAACCAGCGCCGGGCGCTGGAGGCGGAGTTCGGCGGCGAGCACGTCGAGGCCGACCAGGTCCCCACCGAGGGTGCCCTCTGA
- the gmk gene encoding guanylate kinase — MARQNRARLTVLSGPSGVGKGTVVAEVRRRHPEVWVSVSVTTRKPRPGEVDGEHYLFVENDYFDWLIAQDGLLEWAEYAGNRYGTPVAPVEEQLASGSPALLEIELQGARQVRDRAPEAQLVFLAPPSWGELVSRLAGRGTEAPEVQSRRLALAQAELDAAGEFDVVVVNDDVARAADELVSLLTAPPPAGP; from the coding sequence GTGGCACGACAGAACCGCGCGCGGCTGACCGTGCTCTCCGGACCCTCGGGCGTCGGCAAGGGCACGGTGGTCGCGGAGGTCCGGCGCCGGCACCCCGAGGTCTGGGTGTCGGTGTCGGTCACCACCCGCAAGCCCCGGCCGGGGGAGGTCGACGGCGAGCACTACCTGTTCGTCGAGAACGACTACTTCGACTGGCTGATCGCCCAGGACGGTCTGCTGGAGTGGGCCGAGTACGCCGGCAACCGCTACGGCACCCCGGTCGCCCCGGTGGAGGAGCAGCTGGCCAGCGGCAGCCCGGCGCTGCTGGAGATCGAGCTCCAGGGCGCGCGGCAGGTCCGGGACCGGGCCCCGGAGGCCCAGCTGGTCTTCCTCGCGCCGCCGTCGTGGGGTGAACTGGTCAGCCGGCTGGCCGGGCGGGGCACCGAGGCGCCGGAGGTGCAGTCCCGCCGGCTGGCGCTCGCACAGGCCGAGCTGGACGCCGCCGGGGAGTTCGACGTCGTCGTCGTGAACGACGACGTGGCCAGAGCGGCAGACGAGTTGGTAAGCTTGCTGACTGCGCCTCCGCCCGCTGGTCCCTGA
- the rpoZ gene encoding DNA-directed RNA polymerase subunit omega codes for MSGVAPAPEGITNPPIDELLERTTSKYGLVIYAAKRARQINAYYSQLSEGLLEYVGPLVDTAPQEKPLSIALREINEGLLTHTAGEN; via the coding sequence GTGTCCGGAGTCGCACCCGCCCCTGAGGGCATCACCAACCCGCCGATCGACGAGCTGCTGGAGCGCACCACCAGCAAGTACGGGCTGGTCATCTACGCCGCCAAGCGCGCGCGGCAGATCAACGCCTACTACAGCCAGCTCTCCGAGGGCCTGCTGGAGTACGTCGGCCCGCTGGTCGACACCGCGCCCCAGGAGAAGCCGCTGTCCATCGCGCTGCGGGAGATCAACGAGGGCCTGCTGACCCACACCGCCGGCGAGAACTGA
- a CDS encoding flavoprotein — protein MSRIVLGVGGGVAAYKSALLLRALTEAGHDVRVVPTAAALRFVGAATFEALSGNPVSTEVWDDVPEVAHVRIGQTADLVLVSPATADLLARAAVGRADDLLTATLLATHAPVVFVPAMHTEMWLHPATQDNVATLRRRGAVVLPPPWDGSPGPTAAPAGCPNRPTSPRWRPSSSTTVPPHCPRTSPAAAW, from the coding sequence ATGAGCCGGATCGTGCTGGGGGTGGGCGGCGGCGTCGCCGCCTACAAGTCCGCGCTGCTGCTGCGCGCGCTCACCGAGGCCGGGCACGACGTCCGGGTGGTGCCCACCGCCGCTGCGCTGCGCTTCGTCGGCGCGGCGACCTTCGAGGCGCTCAGCGGCAACCCGGTGTCCACCGAGGTCTGGGACGACGTCCCCGAGGTCGCGCACGTGCGCATCGGGCAGACCGCCGACCTGGTGCTGGTCAGCCCGGCGACCGCCGACCTGCTCGCCCGGGCCGCCGTCGGCCGCGCCGACGACCTGCTCACCGCCACGCTGCTGGCCACGCACGCACCCGTCGTCTTCGTGCCGGCCATGCACACCGAGATGTGGCTGCACCCGGCCACCCAGGACAACGTGGCCACGCTGCGCCGCCGCGGCGCCGTCGTGCTGCCCCCGCCGTGGGACGGCTCACCGGGCCCGACAGCGGCCCCGGCCGGCTGCCCGAACCGGCCGACGTCGCCGCGCTGGCGGCCGTCGTCCTCGACCACGGTGCCGCCGCACTGCCCCAGGACCTCACCGGCCGCCGCGTGGTGA
- a CDS encoding phosphopantothenoylcysteine decarboxylase codes for MRYLGNRSSGRQGWALARVAAARGADVVLVAANVTDPAPFGVRTVVVESAEELRSAMVAEAPGADVVVMAAAVADFRPVSVAGTKLKKGGPAEPAAVELSRTADVLAELVTARPAGQVVVGFAAETGDAEGDVLTHARAKLARKGVDLLVVNDVSAGRVFGREENEVTVLSDDGTATPLPAARKDDVAAGIWDAVTRRLPVT; via the coding sequence GTGCGCTACCTGGGCAACCGGTCCTCCGGGAGGCAGGGCTGGGCGCTGGCCCGGGTCGCCGCCGCGCGGGGCGCCGACGTCGTGCTGGTCGCGGCCAACGTCACCGACCCCGCCCCGTTCGGGGTCCGCACCGTGGTCGTGGAGTCCGCCGAGGAGCTGCGCTCGGCCATGGTGGCCGAGGCGCCCGGCGCCGACGTCGTCGTGATGGCCGCGGCCGTCGCCGACTTCCGGCCGGTGTCGGTGGCGGGCACGAAGCTGAAGAAGGGCGGGCCGGCCGAACCCGCCGCCGTCGAGCTGAGCCGCACCGCGGACGTGCTCGCCGAGCTGGTCACCGCCCGGCCCGCCGGCCAGGTCGTCGTCGGCTTCGCCGCCGAGACCGGCGACGCCGAGGGCGACGTGCTCACCCACGCCCGGGCGAAGCTGGCTCGCAAGGGCGTCGACCTGCTGGTGGTCAACGACGTCTCCGCCGGCCGGGTGTTCGGCCGCGAGGAGAACGAGGTCACGGTGCTGTCCGACGACGGGACGGCCACGCCGCTGCCGGCGGCCCGCAAGGACGACGTGGCCGCCGGCATCTGGGACGCCGTCACCCGGCGGCTGCCCGTCACCTGA
- the metK gene encoding methionine adenosyltransferase has product MARRLFTSESVTEGHPDKIADQISDSILDAMLEQDPRSRVAVETMITTGQVHIAGEVTTSGYVDIAEIVRRTILGIGYDSSRKGFDGASCGVSVSIGAQSPDIAQGVDTGYEARTAGLTDAQQRAVIADDLIERQGAGDQGLMFGYACDETPELMPLPIALAHRLSRRLSAVRKDGSVPYLRPDGKTQVTVVYEDDRPVAVDTVVVSSQHAEDISIETLLAPDVQELVVEPELAALGLPTTGYRLLVNPTGKFVIGGPMGDAGLTGRKIIVDTYGGMARHGGGAFSGKDPSKVDRSGAYAMRWVAKNVVAAGLARRCEVQVAYAIGAAHPVGLFVETFGTNTVPEEALEKAISAVFDLRPGAIVRDLDLLRPIYAPTAAYGHFGRTDVQLPWERLDRVDALTSAVGVN; this is encoded by the coding sequence GTGGCACGCCGCCTCTTCACGTCCGAGTCGGTCACCGAGGGGCACCCCGACAAGATCGCCGATCAGATCAGCGACTCGATCCTGGACGCGATGCTCGAGCAGGACCCCCGCAGCCGGGTCGCGGTGGAGACGATGATCACCACCGGGCAGGTGCACATCGCCGGTGAGGTGACCACCTCCGGCTACGTCGACATCGCCGAGATCGTGCGGCGGACCATCCTCGGGATCGGCTACGACTCCTCCCGCAAGGGCTTCGACGGGGCCTCCTGCGGCGTCAGCGTCTCCATCGGCGCGCAGTCCCCGGACATCGCCCAGGGCGTGGACACCGGGTACGAGGCGCGCACCGCCGGGCTGACCGACGCCCAGCAGCGCGCGGTGATCGCCGACGACCTCATCGAGCGCCAGGGCGCCGGTGACCAGGGGCTGATGTTCGGCTACGCCTGCGACGAGACCCCCGAGTTGATGCCGCTGCCGATCGCCCTGGCGCACCGGCTCTCGCGGCGGCTCTCCGCGGTGCGCAAGGACGGCTCGGTGCCCTACCTGCGGCCCGACGGCAAGACCCAGGTCACGGTGGTCTACGAGGACGACCGCCCGGTCGCCGTCGACACCGTGGTGGTCTCCAGCCAGCACGCCGAGGACATCTCCATCGAGACGCTGCTCGCCCCCGACGTGCAGGAGCTCGTCGTCGAGCCGGAGCTGGCCGCCCTCGGCCTGCCCACCACCGGCTACCGGCTGCTGGTCAACCCGACCGGCAAGTTCGTGATCGGCGGGCCGATGGGCGACGCCGGGCTGACCGGACGCAAGATCATCGTCGACACCTACGGCGGCATGGCCCGGCACGGCGGCGGTGCGTTCTCCGGCAAGGACCCGTCGAAGGTCGACCGCTCGGGGGCCTACGCCATGCGCTGGGTCGCGAAGAACGTCGTCGCCGCGGGCCTGGCCCGCCGGTGCGAGGTGCAGGTCGCCTACGCCATCGGCGCCGCGCACCCGGTCGGGCTGTTCGTGGAGACCTTCGGCACCAACACCGTGCCCGAGGAGGCGCTGGAGAAGGCGATCAGCGCGGTGTTCGACCTGCGCCCGGGCGCGATCGTGCGCGACCTGGACCTGCTGCGCCCGATCTACGCCCCCACCGCCGCCTACGGCCACTTCGGCCGCACCGACGTGCAGCTGCCGTGGGAGCGCCTGGACCGGGTCGACGCGCTGACGTCGGCGGTGGGCGTCAACTGA